A genomic region of Pseudomonas migulae contains the following coding sequences:
- a CDS encoding tetratricopeptide repeat protein codes for MNKWLIPAVTAVALLSGCSSVQRGSIPVVDSGSAVSNSERVSANGGFRQTTTQRPVQAQTQAIPQGDTGVVVMVPGGGAVASAPISTSPITPGPIDTSPVQSAPINQGSYSMPSTPSGIPSSSAGGLSADEQLDGPVLALLTTAQQQQAGGDLNGASSSLERAQRVAPREPQVLYRLAQVRMAQGDAAQAEQFARRGLTFANGRPALQASLWELIAQAREKQGDSAGASLARQKAKVSS; via the coding sequence GTGAACAAGTGGTTGATTCCAGCGGTGACTGCCGTGGCTTTGCTCAGCGGTTGCTCCAGCGTACAGCGCGGTTCGATCCCGGTTGTGGATTCCGGCAGCGCCGTTTCCAACAGTGAACGTGTTTCGGCAAATGGCGGATTTCGTCAGACGACGACCCAGCGTCCTGTGCAAGCCCAGACGCAAGCGATTCCGCAAGGTGACACCGGCGTCGTGGTCATGGTGCCAGGTGGCGGAGCAGTTGCCTCAGCACCGATCAGTACCTCGCCGATTACGCCTGGCCCGATCGACACCTCGCCGGTTCAGTCGGCGCCGATCAATCAGGGCAGCTACAGCATGCCGTCGACCCCGAGCGGGATTCCTTCGTCGAGCGCCGGTGGCCTGTCTGCCGACGAACAGCTCGACGGCCCGGTGCTGGCATTGCTGACCACCGCTCAGCAACAACAGGCCGGTGGTGACCTCAACGGTGCCTCTTCCAGTCTCGAGCGCGCGCAACGTGTCGCGCCGCGTGAGCCGCAAGTGCTTTATCGTCTGGCTCAGGTCCGCATGGCTCAAGGCGATGCGGCACAAGCCGAGCAGTTCGCTCGTCGTGGTCTGACCTTCGCCAATGGTCGTCCGGCGCTTCAGGCCAGCCTGTGGGAATTGATTGCGCAGGCTCGTGAGAAACAGGGTGATTCCGCAGGCGCATCACTGGCCCGTCAGAAGGCCAAGGTTTCGTCGTGA
- a CDS encoding heme ABC transporter ATP-binding protein translates to MLRTQNLQIRRGRKIVLTDITLALKPGEVLGVLGPNGAGKSTLLGALCGELPANHGSVWLDERELRDWTGAQRAQRLAVLPQVSTLDFAFRVEEVVGMGRLPHQSGRVRDDEIVAAALQAADAAHLSGRSYLALSGGERQRVHLARVLAQLWPGEEGQTLLLDEPTSMLDPLHQHTTLQAVREFADRGAAVLVILHDLNLAARYCDRLLLLEGGRPIALDTPEQVLRPEPLKAVFGLEVLVQQHPERGHPLIIAR, encoded by the coding sequence ATGTTGCGAACGCAAAATCTGCAAATCCGCCGGGGCCGCAAGATCGTTCTGACGGACATCACACTTGCACTCAAACCGGGGGAAGTCCTCGGTGTACTGGGGCCTAACGGTGCCGGCAAAAGTACACTGCTGGGTGCCTTGTGTGGTGAGTTGCCGGCGAATCATGGCAGCGTGTGGCTTGATGAGCGCGAACTGCGTGACTGGACCGGCGCTCAGCGCGCCCAGCGTCTGGCGGTGTTGCCGCAAGTCTCGACCCTGGACTTCGCTTTTCGCGTCGAGGAAGTCGTCGGTATGGGGCGTTTGCCGCATCAGAGCGGCCGGGTCCGGGACGATGAAATCGTCGCCGCCGCGTTGCAGGCCGCCGATGCCGCGCATTTGAGTGGTCGCAGCTATCTCGCGTTGTCTGGCGGCGAACGGCAGCGGGTGCATCTGGCGCGGGTGCTGGCGCAACTCTGGCCGGGCGAGGAGGGGCAAACGCTGTTGCTCGATGAACCGACTTCGATGCTCGATCCGCTGCACCAACACACAACCCTGCAAGCGGTGCGCGAGTTCGCTGATCGCGGTGCGGCGGTGCTGGTGATCCTGCATGATCTGAACCTCGCGGCGCGCTATTGTGATCGCCTGTTGCTGCTCGAAGGCGGGCGCCCGATCGCGCTCGACACGCCCGAGCAGGTGTTGCGCCCTGAGCCGCTCAAGGCCGTATTCGGGCTGGAAGTACTGGTGCAACAACATCCGGAGCGCGGGCATCCGCTGATCATCGCCCGCTAG
- a CDS encoding acetolactate synthase 3 large subunit — MELLSGGEMLVRFLRDEGVKYIYGYPGGAALHIYDALFKEPAVQHILVRHEQAATHMADGYARATGKAGVVLVTSGPGATNVITGIATAYMDSIPMVILTAQVPSTMVGTDAFQETDMIGISRPIVKHSFMIKHASEIPEIMKKAFYLAQSGRPGPVVVDIPKDMTNPAEKFEYVFPKKAKLRSYSPAVRGHSGQIRKAVEMLLAAKRPVIYAGGGVILGNGSAPLTELAQLLNAPVTNTLMGLGAYPGTDRQFLGMLGMHGSYTANLAMHHADVIMAVGARFDDRVINGASKFCPSAKIIHIDIDPASISKTIKADVPIVGPVESVLTEMVATFKEIGETPNKDSVAAWWKQVEEWRGDRDMFPYNKGDGSIIKPQTVIETLHEVTKGDAYIASDVGQHQMFAAQYYRFDKPNRWINSGGLGTMGFGFPAAMGVKLSFPDADVACVTGEGSIQMNIQELSTCLQHDLPVKIILLNNGVLGMVRQWQDMSYGARHSHSYMESLPDFVKLAEAYGHVGMRITDLKDLKPMMEQAFAMKDRLVFIDIKVDAGEHVYPMQIKDGSMRDMWLSKTERT; from the coding sequence GTGGAGCTTTTATCTGGCGGTGAGATGCTCGTCCGCTTCTTGCGTGACGAAGGCGTCAAATATATCTATGGGTACCCGGGCGGTGCCGCATTGCATATCTACGACGCGCTGTTCAAAGAACCAGCCGTTCAACATATTCTCGTTCGTCATGAGCAGGCTGCCACTCACATGGCAGACGGCTATGCGCGCGCCACCGGCAAGGCCGGCGTCGTACTGGTGACCTCCGGTCCTGGCGCGACCAACGTCATTACCGGTATTGCCACTGCGTACATGGACTCGATCCCGATGGTGATCCTGACCGCCCAGGTGCCGAGCACCATGGTCGGTACCGACGCCTTCCAGGAAACCGACATGATCGGTATCTCCCGGCCGATCGTGAAACACAGTTTCATGATCAAGCATGCTTCGGAAATCCCGGAGATCATGAAAAAGGCGTTCTACCTGGCGCAATCCGGTCGTCCAGGTCCTGTCGTTGTCGATATCCCGAAAGACATGACCAACCCGGCCGAGAAGTTCGAATACGTCTTTCCGAAAAAAGCCAAGCTGCGTTCCTACAGCCCGGCGGTTCGCGGTCACTCGGGCCAGATCCGCAAAGCGGTGGAAATGCTCCTGGCGGCCAAGCGGCCGGTCATCTATGCCGGTGGCGGCGTCATTCTGGGTAACGGCTCTGCGCCGTTGACCGAGCTGGCGCAACTGCTGAACGCACCGGTCACCAATACCTTGATGGGCCTCGGCGCCTATCCGGGCACGGACCGTCAGTTCCTCGGCATGCTGGGTATGCACGGCAGCTACACCGCCAACCTGGCGATGCACCATGCGGACGTGATCATGGCTGTGGGCGCGCGTTTCGATGACCGTGTAATCAACGGCGCGTCGAAGTTCTGCCCAAGCGCCAAGATCATCCACATCGATATCGACCCGGCGTCGATCTCCAAGACCATCAAGGCCGACGTTCCTATCGTAGGCCCGGTGGAAAGCGTATTGACCGAAATGGTCGCTACCTTCAAGGAAATCGGCGAGACCCCGAACAAGGACTCGGTCGCTGCCTGGTGGAAGCAGGTTGAAGAGTGGCGCGGTGATCGCGACATGTTCCCTTACAACAAAGGGGACGGCAGCATCATCAAGCCGCAGACGGTTATCGAAACCCTGCACGAAGTGACCAAGGGCGATGCCTACATCGCTTCCGACGTGGGTCAGCACCAGATGTTCGCGGCGCAGTACTACCGCTTCGACAAGCCTAACCGCTGGATCAACTCCGGCGGCCTGGGCACGATGGGCTTCGGTTTCCCGGCGGCAATGGGCGTGAAACTGAGCTTCCCGGACGCTGATGTGGCTTGCGTGACCGGTGAAGGCAGCATCCAGATGAACATCCAGGAGCTGTCCACTTGTCTGCAGCATGACCTGCCGGTGAAGATCATCCTGCTCAACAACGGCGTGCTGGGCATGGTCCGTCAGTGGCAGGACATGAGCTACGGCGCGCGTCACTCGCACTCCTACATGGAATCGTTGCCGGACTTCGTCAAGTTGGCGGAAGCCTACGGCCATGTCGGGATGCGCATCACGGACTTGAAGGATTTGAAGCCGATGATGGAGCAGGCATTTGCGATGAAGGATCGTCTGGTGTTCATCGACATCAAGGTTGACGCCGGTGAACACGTCTACCCGATGCAGATCAAAGACGGCTCCATGCGCGATATGTGGCTGAGCAAGACGGAGCGTACTTAA
- a CDS encoding TfoX/Sxy family protein, which yields MNDELQHLKNLGKTSAQWLHAVGIHSASDLRRLGAVDAYRAVRTRGFRASKVLLYAIEGALMDVHWNDIPAERKEALNKQLEAISSRHKN from the coding sequence ATGAATGATGAACTGCAGCACCTGAAAAATCTTGGCAAGACGTCGGCGCAATGGCTGCATGCCGTGGGCATCCACAGCGCCTCGGACTTGCGTCGCCTGGGGGCGGTGGATGCTTATCGGGCCGTGCGCACACGCGGGTTTCGGGCATCCAAGGTGTTGTTGTATGCGATCGAAGGCGCGTTGATGGACGTGCACTGGAATGACATTCCTGCAGAGCGCAAGGAAGCCCTGAATAAACAGCTGGAAGCGATCTCGTCACGCCACAAGAATTGA
- a CDS encoding DUF4124 domain-containing protein — protein MRTFFLTVSLLIGISPVAMAAQIYKWVDEQGVTHFDAQPPQGREATTVVTPSPSAGKPATLPRSNAIGDQQAIDKTVKKQVAEQQAQLKVFCEQARTNLAQLQNNPRLREDVDGEMRRLTDEQRQERTAEAQRQINENCQ, from the coding sequence ATGCGAACGTTTTTCCTGACCGTCAGCCTGCTGATAGGCATCAGCCCTGTGGCCATGGCCGCCCAGATTTACAAATGGGTCGATGAACAGGGTGTTACGCACTTCGATGCGCAACCGCCCCAGGGCCGGGAAGCCACCACCGTGGTCACGCCCTCCCCCTCTGCGGGCAAGCCGGCTACGCTGCCACGCAGCAACGCCATTGGCGATCAACAGGCCATCGACAAGACAGTGAAAAAACAGGTCGCCGAGCAGCAAGCCCAGTTGAAGGTGTTCTGCGAGCAGGCGCGGACGAACCTGGCTCAACTGCAGAACAATCCGCGATTACGAGAGGATGTCGACGGTGAGATGCGCCGCCTGACCGACGAGCAACGTCAGGAGCGCACCGCCGAAGCACAGAGACAGATCAACGAGAACTGCCAGTAG
- a CDS encoding FecCD family ABC transporter permease, whose amino-acid sequence MLAIWLSLALGPVSLPLLDTLRAALRMIGLPIAPDGLEQAELILGQIRLPRTLLGLAVGGVLALSGVAMQGLFRNPLADPGLVGVSSGAALGAAIAIVGGSVFGGLPESFGPYLLSLCAFLGGLGVTALVYRLGRRNGQTNVATMLLAGIALTALAGSAVGLFTYLADDATLRTLTFWNLGSLNGASYSRLWPLLLISAGVALWLPRRAKALNALLLGESEAGHLGIDVEGLKRELVFCTALGVGAAVAAAGMIGFVGLVVPHLVRLLAGPDHRVLLPASVLAGASLLLFADLVARLALAPAELPIGIVTAFIGAPFFLYLLLRGRA is encoded by the coding sequence TTGCTGGCGATCTGGCTGTCATTGGCGTTGGGCCCGGTTAGCCTGCCGTTGCTCGATACCTTGCGTGCGGCGTTGCGCATGATCGGCTTGCCCATTGCGCCTGACGGATTGGAGCAGGCCGAACTGATCCTCGGGCAAATTCGCCTGCCGCGTACCCTGCTGGGGTTGGCGGTGGGCGGAGTGCTGGCGCTGTCGGGCGTAGCGATGCAAGGGTTGTTTCGCAACCCGCTGGCCGATCCGGGCCTGGTGGGTGTTTCCAGTGGCGCGGCATTGGGCGCGGCGATTGCGATTGTCGGCGGTTCCGTTTTTGGCGGTTTGCCGGAATCCTTCGGGCCTTATCTGTTATCGCTGTGCGCGTTTCTGGGTGGCCTTGGGGTGACCGCGCTGGTGTATCGACTGGGCCGGCGTAACGGGCAAACCAATGTCGCGACCATGCTCCTGGCGGGTATCGCATTGACGGCGCTGGCGGGCTCGGCAGTGGGACTGTTCACCTATCTGGCGGACGACGCGACCCTGCGCACGCTGACGTTCTGGAACCTGGGCAGTCTCAATGGCGCCAGCTATTCGCGACTCTGGCCGTTGCTGCTGATCAGCGCCGGCGTGGCGCTGTGGTTGCCGCGTCGGGCCAAGGCCTTGAACGCATTGTTGCTTGGAGAGTCGGAGGCCGGTCACTTGGGGATCGACGTCGAAGGACTCAAGCGCGAGCTGGTGTTCTGCACGGCGTTGGGTGTCGGCGCGGCAGTGGCGGCGGCGGGGATGATCGGATTTGTCGGGTTGGTGGTGCCGCATCTGGTGCGTCTGCTGGCCGGTCCCGATCATCGGGTGTTGTTGCCGGCCTCGGTGCTGGCGGGCGCCAGTCTCCTGTTGTTCGCCGATCTGGTGGCGCGACTGGCGCTGGCACCGGCCGAGCTGCCGATCGGAATTGTCACCGCGTTTATCGGTGCACCTTTCTTCCTCTATTTGTTGCTCCGAGGGCGTGCCTGA
- a CDS encoding YqcC family protein: MDARFPKIAEQLLLIERELRVQGWWDDVSPSAEALSSVEPFSVDTLDFEQWLQWIFLPRMKTILEQDLPLPNASGIQEMAEMVFAARNVQGRDRQLQVLLKEFDLLITASR, from the coding sequence ATGGACGCACGCTTTCCAAAGATTGCCGAGCAGTTGCTTTTGATCGAGCGCGAACTGCGCGTTCAGGGTTGGTGGGACGATGTCTCGCCTTCCGCTGAAGCGCTGTCCAGCGTCGAGCCCTTTTCGGTCGATACGCTGGATTTCGAGCAGTGGCTGCAATGGATTTTCCTGCCTCGCATGAAAACCATCCTGGAGCAGGATTTGCCGTTGCCCAACGCCTCGGGCATTCAGGAGATGGCCGAAATGGTCTTCGCCGCCCGCAATGTTCAGGGCAGGGATCGGCAGTTGCAGGTGCTGCTCAAAGAGTTCGACCTGCTGATTACTGCCTCTCGCTGA
- a CDS encoding pentapeptide repeat-containing protein translates to MSQPKLLDTPLYALLHKDDITGFNNERPKDGPIDMVGGDFRGLDLRELNADGVDFTNAYFRSADLRGIDFTHSNLEGASLAHAQISGAYFPPELSADEILMSMNFGTRLRYRTR, encoded by the coding sequence ATGAGCCAGCCCAAACTTCTCGACACCCCGCTTTATGCCTTGCTGCACAAAGATGACATCACAGGTTTCAACAACGAACGTCCAAAAGACGGACCTATCGACATGGTCGGTGGTGATTTCCGAGGCCTGGACCTGCGTGAGCTGAACGCCGACGGCGTCGACTTTACCAATGCCTACTTCCGTTCCGCCGACTTGCGCGGCATTGACTTCACTCATTCCAACCTTGAAGGGGCCAGCCTGGCTCACGCACAGATTTCCGGCGCCTACTTTCCGCCAGAACTGAGTGCCGACGAAATCCTCATGTCGATGAATTTCGGCACACGCCTGCGTTATCGCACCCGTTAA
- a CDS encoding ChaN family lipoprotein, whose protein sequence is MRLMMILAVLVLSACQHVPTPPPIVGEIRDMRTGQALTAQELVLRLAKPSRLIVGEQHDNRDHHELQRWLLQALGEQRPQGSLLLEMLTPDQQQRVDDVRHASTLPADLPDALAWQPGWDWNLYGPIVRFALIQPHPLLAANLDTVEVRAFYAQSPILSGARSNTAAVKAELLAQISESHCGLLPASQMPAMLAVQQQRDRRMAERLLAAPKPALLFAGAYHARKDVGVPIHALDLGAPEAPTVLMLAQQGSEVTAAMADYVWYTPAMPAPDYCAEMRKQFGK, encoded by the coding sequence ATGCGTTTAATGATGATTCTGGCGGTGCTGGTGCTCAGTGCCTGTCAGCATGTTCCGACGCCGCCACCGATTGTCGGCGAGATTCGCGACATGCGCACCGGCCAGGCACTGACGGCGCAGGAGCTGGTGCTGCGACTGGCCAAGCCATCGCGATTGATCGTCGGTGAGCAGCATGACAATCGCGATCACCATGAGTTGCAGCGCTGGTTATTGCAGGCGCTGGGAGAGCAGCGCCCGCAAGGCAGTCTGCTGCTGGAAATGCTCACGCCGGATCAGCAACAGCGCGTCGATGATGTGCGTCATGCCTCGACGCTACCCGCCGACCTGCCCGATGCATTGGCCTGGCAGCCTGGCTGGGACTGGAATCTCTACGGTCCGATCGTGCGTTTCGCCCTGATCCAACCGCATCCACTGCTGGCCGCGAATCTGGACACCGTCGAGGTGCGTGCTTTCTACGCCCAGTCGCCGATATTGAGCGGCGCTCGTTCCAATACCGCAGCGGTGAAGGCTGAATTACTGGCCCAGATCAGCGAGTCCCATTGCGGCCTGCTGCCGGCCTCGCAAATGCCGGCGATGCTCGCAGTCCAGCAACAACGTGATCGACGCATGGCCGAGCGGTTGCTGGCGGCACCTAAGCCTGCATTGCTGTTTGCCGGCGCTTATCACGCGCGCAAGGATGTGGGTGTGCCGATTCACGCACTTGATCTGGGTGCGCCAGAAGCGCCGACGGTATTGATGCTGGCGCAGCAGGGCAGTGAGGTCACGGCGGCAATGGCGGATTACGTCTGGTACACGCCTGCCATGCCAGCGCCGGATTACTGTGCGGAAATGCGCAAGCAGTTCGGCAAGTAA
- a CDS encoding AAA family ATPase has translation MSQSLIAALQNPALYPHPVDGFQVIETHISWVILTGPFAYKVKKPVNFGFLDFTSLDAREHFCGEELRLNQRLTDDLYLEVLPITGSAEAPQFGGDGPVVDYALKMRQFPQSQLLSTLQANGELTTAHIDEMAVQIAQFHLTAPKVPAEHEAGTPDSVMAPVRQNFEQIRPFLSDKADLLQLDALQAWAESSFERLKPLFAQRKAEGFIRECHGDIHLGNATVIDDKVVIFDCIEFNEPFRFTDVYADTGFLAMDLEDRGLKSLARRFISQYLELTGDYQGLELLNFYKAYRALVRAKVSLFSMPAEADPVQRATTLRQYRNYANLAESYSTIPSRFMAITHGVSAVGKSHVAMRLVEALGAIRLRSDVERKRLFGEQTVANDPQAGIYSADASAATYTRLHEIAAVILRAGFPVVVDATYLKRDQRDGAAKIAEATGAPFLILDCNAPQAVIESWLALRQADKKDPSDANLAVIAAQQASREALTPEEILCSKRVQTNESGTLDTVVAQIRQRLPGL, from the coding sequence GTGAGCCAGTCCCTGATCGCCGCCCTGCAAAACCCGGCCCTTTACCCGCATCCGGTAGACGGGTTCCAGGTCATCGAAACCCACATCTCGTGGGTGATCCTCACAGGCCCCTTTGCTTATAAAGTGAAGAAGCCGGTCAATTTCGGCTTCCTCGACTTCACCAGCCTCGATGCTCGCGAGCATTTCTGCGGCGAAGAGCTGCGCCTGAACCAGCGTCTGACCGATGATTTGTATCTCGAAGTGTTGCCGATCACTGGCAGTGCTGAAGCACCGCAATTCGGTGGCGATGGCCCGGTCGTCGATTACGCCCTGAAAATGCGTCAGTTCCCGCAGAGCCAGTTGCTCAGCACGCTGCAGGCCAACGGCGAATTGACCACCGCGCACATCGACGAGATGGCCGTACAAATCGCGCAGTTCCACCTCACCGCGCCAAAAGTCCCTGCCGAACACGAAGCCGGCACCCCGGACAGCGTCATGGCACCCGTGCGCCAGAACTTCGAACAGATCCGCCCGTTTCTGAGTGACAAGGCTGACCTGCTGCAACTCGACGCCCTGCAAGCCTGGGCCGAAAGCAGCTTCGAGCGCCTCAAGCCGTTGTTCGCCCAACGCAAGGCCGAAGGGTTCATCCGCGAGTGCCATGGCGACATCCACCTGGGCAACGCCACCGTGATCGATGACAAGGTCGTGATCTTCGACTGCATCGAATTCAACGAACCGTTCCGCTTCACCGACGTCTATGCCGACACCGGTTTCCTGGCGATGGACCTTGAAGACCGCGGCCTGAAAAGCCTGGCCCGTCGTTTCATCAGCCAGTACCTGGAGCTGACCGGCGATTACCAGGGTCTGGAACTGCTGAACTTCTATAAAGCTTACCGCGCACTGGTTCGTGCCAAAGTCAGCCTGTTCAGCATGCCGGCCGAAGCCGATCCGGTGCAGCGCGCCACCACCCTGCGCCAGTACCGCAACTACGCCAACCTGGCGGAAAGCTACAGCACCATTCCTTCGCGCTTCATGGCAATCACTCACGGCGTTTCCGCTGTCGGCAAAAGTCATGTGGCCATGCGTCTGGTGGAAGCGCTGGGCGCAATTCGCCTGCGCTCCGATGTAGAACGCAAACGCCTGTTCGGCGAGCAAACCGTCGCGAACGATCCGCAAGCCGGCATTTATAGCGCCGACGCCAGCGCCGCGACCTACACCCGCCTGCATGAAATCGCCGCGGTGATCCTGCGTGCCGGCTTCCCCGTCGTGGTCGATGCCACTTACCTCAAGCGCGATCAGCGTGATGGCGCGGCAAAAATCGCCGAAGCCACCGGCGCGCCGTTCCTGATCCTTGACTGCAACGCACCACAAGCGGTGATCGAAAGCTGGCTGGCCCTGCGTCAGGCTGACAAAAAGGATCCGTCCGACGCCAACCTGGCCGTTATCGCCGCTCAGCAAGCCAGTCGTGAAGCCCTGACGCCAGAAGAGATTCTGTGCAGCAAACGCGTTCAGACCAATGAAAGCGGAACCCTCGACACCGTCGTTGCGCAAATTCGCCAACGCTTGCCGGGGCTGTAA
- the mrcB gene encoding penicillin-binding protein 1B, whose amino-acid sequence MTRTRSPRTPKKPPSRGLSPWLGWALKLSLVGLVVLAGFAVYLDAIVQEKFSGKRWTIPAKVYARPLELFTGQKLSKEDFLTELDALGYRRESVSNGPGAAAVNGNTVDLNTRGFQFYEGLENAQPVRVRFSGDYVAELSATNGSKLSVVRLEPLLIGGIYPKNLEDRILIKIDQVPPYLLETLVAVEDRDFYSHWGVSPKSIARAIWVNTSGGKMTQGGSTLTQQLVKNFYLTSERSLTRKLTEAMMAMLLELHYDKREILEAYLNEVFVGQDGQRAVHGFGLASQFFFGQPLSELKLHQVAMLVGMVKGPSYYNPRRNPERALERRNLVLDVLEQQGVATAEQVAAAKKMPLGVTTRGKLADSSFPGFLDLVKRQLREDYRDEDLTEEGLRIFTSFDPILQMKAEASVNDTFKRLSGRKGSDDVEAAMVVTNPETGEVQAMIGSRQASFAGFNRALDAVRPIGSLIKPAVYLTALEKPSQYTLTSWLSDESFSVKGADGQVWKPQNYDRRSHGTVFLYQGLAHSYNLSTARLGLAVGVPNVLKTLARLGVSREFPAFPSMLLGAGGMTPIEVATMYQTLANGGFNTPMRGIRSVLTAEGEPLKRYPFQIQQRFDPASIYLIQSAMQRVMREGTGSSVYNVLPKTLTLAGKTGTSNDSRDSWFAGFSQDLLAVVWLGRDDNGKTPFTGATGALQVWTSFMRKADPLPLDMPQPDNVVQAWVDSHTGQGSDANCPGAVQMPYIRGSEPPPGAACGGESPVNGETVMDWVKGWMN is encoded by the coding sequence ATGACTCGTACTCGATCCCCCCGCACCCCCAAAAAACCACCTTCCAGAGGCCTGAGCCCTTGGCTGGGCTGGGCTCTTAAACTCAGTCTGGTCGGCCTTGTGGTGCTCGCCGGATTCGCGGTTTACCTTGATGCCATCGTCCAGGAGAAGTTCTCCGGCAAGCGCTGGACCATCCCGGCCAAGGTGTATGCACGCCCGCTTGAGCTGTTTACAGGGCAGAAGCTGAGCAAGGAAGACTTCCTCACCGAGCTCGATGCCCTGGGCTATCGTCGCGAAAGCGTGAGCAACGGCCCCGGCGCGGCAGCGGTCAACGGCAACACCGTTGACTTGAATACCCGTGGCTTCCAGTTCTATGAAGGGCTGGAGAATGCCCAGCCTGTGCGTGTGCGGTTCTCTGGCGATTATGTGGCCGAGCTTTCGGCGACCAACGGTTCGAAACTGTCGGTCGTGCGGCTGGAGCCGCTGCTGATCGGCGGGATTTACCCGAAGAACCTTGAAGACCGCATTCTGATCAAGATCGATCAGGTTCCGCCGTATCTGCTGGAAACCCTGGTTGCCGTGGAAGACCGGGACTTCTATAGCCATTGGGGCGTGTCGCCGAAGTCGATCGCCCGCGCCATCTGGGTCAACACCTCTGGCGGCAAGATGACCCAGGGCGGCAGTACGCTGACACAACAGCTGGTCAAGAATTTCTATCTGACCAGCGAGCGCAGCCTGACCCGAAAACTCACCGAAGCCATGATGGCGATGTTGCTGGAGCTGCATTACGACAAGCGAGAAATTCTTGAGGCTTATCTCAATGAAGTGTTCGTCGGTCAGGATGGCCAGCGAGCGGTGCATGGTTTTGGTCTGGCCAGCCAGTTTTTCTTCGGGCAGCCGTTGTCCGAGCTGAAACTGCATCAAGTCGCGATGCTGGTGGGCATGGTCAAGGGGCCGTCCTATTACAATCCGCGTCGCAACCCGGAGCGGGCGCTCGAGCGACGCAACCTGGTGCTCGATGTGCTTGAGCAGCAAGGCGTCGCCACCGCCGAGCAGGTCGCTGCCGCGAAGAAAATGCCACTGGGTGTGACGACCCGCGGCAAGTTGGCCGACAGCTCGTTCCCTGGTTTCCTCGACCTGGTGAAACGTCAGTTGCGCGAAGACTATCGCGATGAAGACTTGACCGAAGAAGGCCTGCGGATCTTCACCAGCTTCGACCCGATTCTGCAGATGAAAGCCGAAGCGTCGGTCAACGATACGTTCAAGCGCTTGTCCGGACGCAAAGGCTCCGATGACGTTGAGGCCGCGATGGTCGTGACCAACCCGGAAACCGGTGAGGTCCAGGCCATGATCGGCAGCCGTCAGGCGAGTTTCGCCGGTTTCAACCGGGCGTTGGATGCCGTGCGACCGATCGGCTCGCTGATCAAGCCGGCGGTGTATCTGACAGCCCTTGAGAAACCGAGCCAGTACACGTTGACCAGTTGGCTGTCGGACGAATCCTTCTCGGTGAAGGGCGCCGATGGTCAGGTCTGGAAACCGCAGAACTATGATCGTCGTTCCCATGGCACGGTTTTCCTGTATCAAGGCCTGGCGCATTCCTACAACCTGTCGACGGCGCGTCTCGGGTTGGCGGTGGGCGTGCCGAATGTCTTGAAGACGCTGGCTCGCCTGGGTGTGAGTCGCGAGTTCCCGGCATTCCCGTCGATGTTGCTCGGTGCGGGTGGCATGACACCGATCGAAGTGGCGACCATGTACCAGACGCTCGCCAACGGTGGCTTCAATACGCCGATGCGCGGGATTCGCAGCGTCCTGACGGCCGAAGGCGAGCCGCTCAAACGGTATCCATTCCAGATTCAGCAGCGTTTCGATCCGGCGTCCATTTACCTTATCCAGAGCGCCATGCAGCGGGTCATGCGTGAAGGCACCGGCAGTTCGGTTTACAACGTGTTACCGAAAACCCTGACGCTGGCCGGCAAGACCGGTACCAGTAACGATTCGCGAGACAGCTGGTTCGCCGGTTTCAGTCAGGACTTGCTGGCGGTGGTGTGGCTGGGGCGCGACGACAACGGCAAGACACCGTTTACCGGTGCCACCGGCGCGTTGCAGGTCTGGACCAGTTTCATGCGCAAGGCCGATCCGTTGCCGCTGGACATGCCGCAGCCGGATAATGTGGTTCAGGCCTGGGTCGATTCACATACCGGACAAGGCTCGGATGCCAACTGCCCAGGCGCCGTGCAGATGCCGTATATTCGCGGCAGCGAACCGCCTCCCGGCGCCGCGTGCGGTGGCGAAAGCCCTGTTAACGGTGAAACGGTGATGGATTGGGTCAAGGGCTGGATGAATTAA